Proteins from one Planctomyces sp. SH-PL62 genomic window:
- a CDS encoding glycosyltransferase family 9 protein: MGSLSEIVGRRPPGRVCIIKPSSLGDVVHSLPILPELRRLWPEAHLSWVVSRSFRSLLEGRSDLDRVIIYDKGPSGISAKGLRGLARLGATLARERFDLTIDLQGLLRSGLMTAATRAPIRVGPADAREGAGWFYTHTIEAPRASVHAVDRVMIAAEALGGHRSEPQFSLPIGEQDETWAEATLSGVARPTLILNVGSRWLTKRWPVRHFAEVARRAVAEFGAGVVAVGAPEDRELVDSLRESLGRTPVLDLCGATSLLQLAALARRSDVYLSNDTGPIHLAAAVGASVVGVYTCTDPKLTGPYGPRAAVVKSCVWCAPSFRKTCDRLECHDEVSPDRVWAVVRPRLAHAIGSAA; the protein is encoded by the coding sequence ATGGGATCGTTGTCGGAAATCGTCGGCCGCCGTCCGCCGGGACGGGTCTGCATCATCAAGCCCAGTTCCCTGGGCGACGTGGTCCACTCGCTGCCCATCCTCCCCGAGCTGCGCAGGCTCTGGCCGGAGGCCCATCTCAGCTGGGTCGTGAGCCGGTCGTTCCGCAGCCTCCTCGAAGGCCGGTCCGACCTCGACCGGGTCATCATCTACGACAAGGGGCCTTCCGGGATCTCGGCGAAGGGGCTCCGAGGGCTCGCGCGGCTCGGCGCGACGCTGGCGCGGGAACGATTCGACCTGACGATCGACCTCCAGGGGCTCTTGCGGTCGGGCCTGATGACGGCCGCCACCCGCGCCCCGATCCGCGTCGGACCGGCGGACGCCCGCGAGGGGGCGGGCTGGTTCTACACCCACACGATCGAGGCGCCTCGGGCGAGCGTGCACGCCGTCGACCGGGTCATGATCGCGGCCGAGGCGCTCGGCGGCCATCGCTCCGAGCCGCAGTTCTCGCTGCCGATCGGCGAACAGGACGAGACCTGGGCGGAAGCGACGCTGTCCGGCGTCGCCCGGCCGACCTTGATCCTGAACGTCGGCTCGCGCTGGCTGACCAAGCGCTGGCCGGTGCGGCACTTCGCCGAGGTCGCGCGACGGGCCGTCGCGGAGTTCGGCGCGGGGGTCGTCGCGGTGGGCGCCCCCGAGGATCGCGAGCTGGTCGATTCGCTCCGCGAGAGCCTGGGCCGGACGCCCGTGCTGGACCTCTGCGGCGCGACCTCGCTGCTCCAGCTCGCAGCGCTGGCGAGGCGGTCGGACGTGTACCTCTCGAACGACACCGGGCCGATCCACCTGGCGGCGGCGGTCGGGGCGTCGGTGGTCGGCGTCTACACCTGCACCGACCCGAAGCTGACCGGCCCCTACGGACCTCGCGCGGCCGTGGTGAAGAGCTGCGTCTGGTGCGCCCCGAGCTTCCGCAAGACGTGCGACCGGCTGGAATGCCACGACGAGGTCAGCCCGGACCGGGTCTGGGCGGTCGTCCGCCCTCGCCTGGCCCACGCGATCGGCTCGGCGGCCTGA
- a CDS encoding alpha/beta hydrolase family protein, whose translation MFVASLILSAVVGLGSPERGEVAFRPGAEEAAVPERFRLEPATFAYERTPIYDAGRYSVSKLTFPSPVKSPDEANNTVHAEYFEPVGFPGRRPAVVVLHILGADFPLARYLAARLADRGVAALFVKLPYYGERRPEGGPGPVPRKFLSDDIERTMASMRQGVCDVRRASQWLASRPNVDPERLGVTGISLGGIVSSLVVSVDPEIKTAALLLAGGDLANVLWEMPETAPFRQAWSEAGKTVADLKALTEPYDPLTYAAGMAGKRILMIAGNVDEVIPPASARALWEAGGRPPIVWYDCGHYSAAGFLLPAMRRAVAFLDGEPPLVPAPPPAPTPESTP comes from the coding sequence ATGTTCGTCGCTTCGTTGATCTTAAGCGCGGTCGTCGGCCTCGGCTCGCCGGAGCGCGGCGAGGTCGCCTTCCGTCCCGGCGCGGAAGAGGCCGCGGTCCCCGAGCGGTTCCGTCTGGAGCCCGCCACCTTTGCGTATGAGCGGACGCCGATCTACGACGCCGGGCGTTACTCGGTGTCGAAGCTGACGTTTCCCTCCCCCGTCAAAAGCCCCGACGAGGCTAACAACACGGTCCACGCCGAGTATTTCGAGCCCGTCGGCTTCCCGGGGCGACGCCCGGCCGTGGTGGTCCTGCACATCCTGGGGGCGGACTTCCCGCTGGCTCGCTACCTGGCCGCCCGCCTCGCCGATCGGGGGGTCGCCGCCCTGTTCGTGAAGCTCCCCTACTACGGCGAGCGACGGCCCGAAGGAGGGCCGGGGCCGGTCCCCCGGAAGTTCCTCTCGGACGACATCGAGCGGACGATGGCCTCGATGCGGCAGGGGGTCTGCGACGTGCGGCGGGCCTCGCAATGGCTGGCCTCGCGGCCCAACGTCGACCCGGAGCGGCTGGGCGTCACCGGGATCAGCCTGGGGGGGATCGTCTCGTCGCTGGTCGTCTCGGTCGATCCCGAGATCAAAACCGCGGCGCTCCTGCTCGCCGGCGGCGACCTGGCGAACGTCCTCTGGGAAATGCCCGAAACCGCCCCGTTCCGCCAGGCCTGGTCCGAGGCCGGCAAGACCGTCGCCGACCTCAAGGCGCTGACCGAGCCGTACGACCCGCTGACCTACGCCGCCGGGATGGCCGGCAAGCGGATCCTGATGATCGCCGGGAACGTCGACGAGGTGATCCCGCCGGCCTCGGCGCGGGCGCTCTGGGAGGCGGGGGGCCGGCCGCCGATCGTCTGGTACGACTGCGGCCACTACTCGGCCGCCGGCTTCCTCCTGCCCGCCATGCGCCGCGCCGTCGCGTTCCTCGACGGCGAACCCCCGCTCGTCCCCGCACCACCCCCCGCCCCGACCCCGGAGTCGACGCCCTGA
- a CDS encoding VOC family protein: MTASVTSVFLYVKDVRRSLEFYNEVVGAEILQVHAEQENGPYSLAILRIDTFTIMLHAQEAHSEEFADARLGVGIHLQLQVDDVDAFFQKCMDEGAMLSVSGEPTDQEWGWREFALRDPDGFVWSVYQDKSGGQWTG; the protein is encoded by the coding sequence ATGACGGCCTCCGTGACGAGCGTCTTCTTGTATGTGAAGGACGTTCGACGTTCGCTGGAGTTCTATAACGAGGTCGTCGGCGCGGAGATTCTCCAGGTCCACGCCGAGCAGGAGAACGGCCCCTATAGCCTGGCCATCCTGCGGATCGACACCTTCACGATCATGCTCCACGCCCAGGAAGCCCACTCCGAGGAGTTCGCCGACGCCCGACTCGGCGTGGGCATCCACCTCCAGCTCCAGGTCGACGATGTCGACGCCTTCTTCCAGAAGTGCATGGACGAGGGGGCCATGCTGAGCGTCTCCGGCGAGCCCACCGACCAGGAATGGGGATGGCGCGAGTTCGCCCTCCGCGATCCGGACGGCTTCGTCTGGTCGGTCTACCAGGACAAGTCGGGGGGTCAGTGGACCGGCTGA
- a CDS encoding RsmE family RNA methyltransferase gives MSQRFYCPQPPTDGRYRLDPDESRHLTRVCRRGVGDLVELFDGRGFATAARVVVAGKDAVQLEAEGEPIVSPLPSCSIEVGSAVPKGDRFDWLVEKAVELGVDRIVPLVTERSVVDPRGSKLERLRRTIVEASKQSGRSRLMELAPPEALPGFLRRPEGLRLLADPSGAPFDAWPAIQSGSTVRLVVGPEGGLTDEEVASAREAGWVPVRLASPILRIETAVLAGAASILARTQPVH, from the coding sequence GTGTCCCAGCGTTTCTACTGCCCCCAGCCGCCGACCGACGGCCGTTACCGCCTCGACCCCGACGAGTCCCGTCACCTGACCCGGGTCTGCCGACGCGGAGTGGGAGACCTCGTGGAGTTGTTCGACGGCCGGGGGTTCGCCACCGCCGCCCGCGTCGTCGTCGCCGGCAAGGATGCGGTCCAGCTTGAAGCGGAAGGCGAGCCGATCGTCTCCCCTCTCCCCTCCTGCTCGATCGAGGTCGGCTCGGCCGTCCCGAAGGGGGACCGCTTCGACTGGCTCGTGGAGAAGGCGGTCGAGCTGGGGGTCGATCGGATCGTGCCCCTGGTCACGGAACGTTCCGTCGTCGACCCGAGGGGGTCGAAGCTGGAGCGCCTGCGGCGGACGATCGTCGAGGCGTCGAAGCAGTCCGGGCGAAGTCGGCTCATGGAGCTGGCGCCTCCTGAAGCCCTGCCGGGATTCCTGCGACGCCCCGAGGGCCTGCGGCTCCTGGCCGATCCCTCGGGGGCCCCGTTCGACGCCTGGCCCGCGATCCAATCCGGCTCGACCGTGCGGCTCGTCGTGGGGCCGGAAGGGGGCCTGACCGACGAGGAGGTCGCGTCCGCCCGCGAGGCGGGCTGGGTCCCGGTGCGGTTGGCCTCGCCCATCCTCCGCATTGAGACCGCCGTTCTGGCCGGGGCCGCTTCGATCCTGGCGAGGACTCAGCCGGTCCACTGA
- a CDS encoding ATP-binding protein, translated as MWTRHWGLSRDPFLDGPSSFVPLGDHREAVDRLLYTIEAGQPLAVLAAGEGLGKSMVLGRALAEARRADRRIALSEAAVDSPTLWGDLADRLGGRASAPMGDDRAASWRRLERAAKVCALQGRRIVLAVDGCEGLDASSRRDLDRLARLEAATVILTWRDGGEGEGGEAEPPPSLWTLAIRLVPLTFSQAQTYLGDKLASAGCPDALFTHRAAVRLHAASRGVPRGLDRLASLALAAAASRGMEAVSSEVVDGVATECRVPPV; from the coding sequence ATGTGGACGCGACATTGGGGCCTGAGCCGCGACCCGTTCCTCGACGGGCCTTCCTCGTTCGTCCCCCTGGGCGACCACCGTGAGGCCGTCGACCGCCTGCTCTACACGATCGAGGCCGGTCAGCCGCTGGCCGTCCTGGCGGCGGGCGAAGGCCTGGGCAAGTCGATGGTCCTGGGGCGAGCCCTCGCCGAAGCACGACGGGCCGACCGTCGAATCGCCCTGTCGGAAGCGGCCGTCGATTCGCCGACGCTCTGGGGGGACCTGGCCGACCGCCTCGGCGGCCGTGCATCCGCGCCGATGGGCGACGACCGCGCGGCGAGTTGGCGGCGGCTGGAACGCGCAGCGAAGGTCTGCGCCCTCCAGGGGCGTCGGATCGTCCTGGCCGTCGACGGTTGCGAAGGGCTCGACGCATCCTCCCGGCGCGACCTCGATCGGCTCGCCCGGCTCGAAGCCGCGACGGTGATCCTGACCTGGCGGGACGGCGGGGAGGGGGAGGGGGGCGAAGCCGAGCCGCCGCCGAGCCTCTGGACCCTGGCGATCCGCCTGGTCCCGCTGACCTTCTCCCAGGCCCAGACCTACCTGGGGGACAAGCTGGCGTCGGCGGGGTGCCCGGACGCGCTCTTCACCCACCGCGCCGCGGTGCGGCTGCACGCGGCCTCGCGAGGCGTGCCGAGGGGCCTCGACCGGCTGGCGTCGCTGGCGCTGGCGGCGGCGGCCTCGCGGGGGATGGAGGCCGTTTCGTCCGAGGTCGTCGACGGCGTCGCGACCGAATGTCGGGTGCCGCCGGTGTGA
- a CDS encoding DUF6677 family protein, whose translation MSEPSIPLRDPARAAFLAWLVPGLGHFYQGRKGKGWLYAICILGLYVAGFLLGEGKNVYWRWVSPFNTDRFMLHYVGQFFVGLPALPALIQATVEHFRPGSNFLWGFMAEPPQNVINGLHLRLGKVYEIGTIYTTVAGLLNVLAVYDAYEGPAYGRGDEPEALAETEAPPTTTAVKAGGAA comes from the coding sequence ATGAGTGAACCCTCGATCCCGCTTCGCGACCCGGCCCGAGCCGCCTTCCTCGCCTGGCTCGTCCCCGGCCTGGGCCATTTCTACCAGGGCCGCAAGGGGAAGGGCTGGCTATACGCGATCTGCATCCTGGGGCTCTACGTCGCCGGATTCCTCCTCGGCGAAGGGAAGAACGTCTACTGGCGGTGGGTGAGCCCGTTCAACACCGACCGATTCATGCTCCATTACGTCGGCCAGTTCTTCGTCGGCCTCCCCGCGCTCCCGGCGCTCATCCAGGCGACCGTCGAGCACTTCCGGCCCGGCTCGAACTTCCTCTGGGGGTTCATGGCCGAGCCGCCGCAGAACGTGATCAACGGCCTGCATCTCCGGCTCGGCAAGGTCTACGAGATCGGCACGATCTACACGACCGTCGCCGGCCTGCTCAACGTCCTGGCCGTCTACGACGCCTACGAAGGCCCCGCCTACGGTCGCGGCGACGAGCCCGAAGCCCTGGCCGAGACCGAAGCCCCCCCCACCACCACCGCCGTCAAGGCCGGAGGCGCGGCCTGA
- a CDS encoding ArnT family glycosyltransferase has protein sequence MTPRRPLRSTDSPPSAKLRIGSFAILGALALGIFGAGAFDAPFVDEYAYMSQSYYADLFLSGERNDRAWLEFPAYDLVPLPKYLIGLALGAVGEPRPGPEAARSWYRDTSSRFGPPRALTVSRVPSILLGAMGCVALAVIGTMAFDLRVGLAAGALLMLNPLYSLHAHRAMSEAPCETFLMVALAFALAAWRRAVSRRPDWLMFALLAMAGLATALAVLSKFNGLLALMTMAVWVVLGWGLPGLPRPSWVRFGLGSVIAVGLAWVGFLALNPFMTARPAPPLNADAQRIAGLGAWERFRLLVDHRRTMSAGQQEAFPHNALTRLGDRVRVVAAQGFGRFGPFGPRKSDSTRRYDLAQDWGAFLWLPLCLGGLGYALVVGLLQLQREAAPSAWAAAAWALVSLAVVTLYLPMAWDRYLLPIQAPFALLAASALLGVWDALRLLAAPRKKMGTW, from the coding sequence ATGACGCCTAGACGACCCCTGCGATCCACAGACTCGCCGCCTTCGGCAAAGCTTCGCATCGGGTCGTTCGCGATCCTCGGCGCCCTGGCGCTGGGGATTTTCGGCGCCGGGGCGTTCGACGCCCCGTTCGTCGACGAGTACGCCTACATGTCGCAGTCCTACTATGCCGACCTCTTCCTGTCCGGGGAGCGGAACGATCGCGCCTGGCTGGAGTTCCCGGCCTACGACCTGGTCCCCCTCCCCAAGTATCTGATCGGGCTGGCCCTCGGCGCCGTCGGCGAGCCGAGGCCGGGGCCCGAGGCCGCCCGTTCGTGGTATCGCGACACATCGAGCCGGTTCGGCCCCCCGCGCGCCCTGACCGTCTCGCGGGTGCCGTCGATCCTCCTCGGGGCGATGGGCTGCGTGGCGCTCGCGGTGATCGGGACGATGGCCTTCGACCTCCGCGTCGGCCTGGCGGCGGGGGCCCTGCTCATGCTGAACCCGCTCTACTCGCTGCACGCCCATCGCGCCATGTCGGAGGCTCCGTGCGAGACCTTCCTGATGGTGGCGCTGGCGTTCGCGCTGGCGGCCTGGCGACGGGCGGTGTCGAGACGGCCGGACTGGCTGATGTTCGCGCTCCTGGCGATGGCGGGCCTGGCGACGGCCCTCGCGGTCCTGTCCAAGTTCAACGGCCTGCTCGCGCTCATGACCATGGCCGTCTGGGTCGTCCTGGGCTGGGGGCTCCCCGGACTCCCCCGCCCCTCCTGGGTCCGGTTCGGCCTGGGCTCCGTGATCGCGGTGGGCCTGGCGTGGGTGGGGTTCCTGGCCCTGAACCCGTTCATGACGGCCCGGCCCGCGCCTCCCCTGAACGCGGACGCCCAGCGGATCGCCGGCCTGGGCGCGTGGGAGCGGTTCCGGCTGCTGGTGGACCATCGCCGGACGATGTCGGCGGGCCAGCAGGAAGCCTTCCCGCACAACGCCCTGACCAGGCTCGGCGATCGGGTGCGGGTCGTCGCCGCGCAGGGCTTCGGCCGGTTCGGCCCGTTCGGCCCCCGGAAGTCCGACTCGACGCGCCGCTACGACCTGGCGCAGGACTGGGGGGCCTTCCTCTGGCTTCCTCTCTGCCTGGGGGGGCTGGGGTATGCGCTGGTCGTCGGCCTGCTCCAACTCCAAAGGGAGGCGGCGCCGTCGGCCTGGGCGGCGGCGGCCTGGGCGCTGGTGTCGCTGGCGGTCGTGACGCTCTACCTGCCGATGGCGTGGGACCGTTACCTCCTGCCGATCCAGGCGCCGTTCGCGCTCCTGGCGGCCTCGGCGCTCCTCGGCGTCTGGGACGCGCTGCGGCTCCTCGCGGCCCCGAGGAAGAAGATGGGGACGTGGTGA
- a CDS encoding RluA family pseudouridine synthase: MTPEILFEDNHCLVLNKPAGMLSQGDETGRPSLVSWTAEYLKVKYRKPGNVYVGLVHRLDQPTSGVVLLARTSKAAGRLSDQFRTGAVSKLYWAIVEGRPDLPEGEWVDHLEKDRTTNRVRVTEEGEGKFARVAYEVLTEGAGMTKLALRPSTGRSHQLRVQLAERNLPIVGDRKYGSRKILRALDGEPRIALHARELSFTHPTLGETVRIEAPVQADWPESSPAWWGSSRGR, translated from the coding sequence ATGACGCCCGAGATCCTCTTCGAGGACAACCACTGCCTCGTGTTGAACAAGCCCGCCGGCATGCTCTCGCAGGGGGACGAGACCGGGCGGCCGAGCCTCGTCTCCTGGACCGCCGAGTACTTGAAGGTGAAGTACCGGAAGCCCGGCAACGTCTACGTCGGGCTCGTGCATCGGCTCGACCAGCCGACGTCGGGCGTCGTGCTGCTGGCGAGGACGAGCAAGGCGGCCGGGAGGCTCTCCGACCAGTTCCGCACCGGAGCCGTGTCCAAGCTCTACTGGGCGATCGTGGAGGGGCGCCCCGACCTTCCCGAGGGGGAGTGGGTCGATCACCTGGAGAAAGATCGCACGACGAACCGCGTCAGGGTGACGGAGGAAGGCGAGGGGAAGTTCGCGAGGGTGGCGTACGAAGTGCTAACCGAGGGGGCGGGGATGACGAAGCTGGCGCTCCGGCCCTCGACGGGGCGAAGCCATCAGTTGCGAGTCCAACTGGCCGAGCGGAATCTGCCGATCGTCGGCGACCGGAAGTACGGCTCGAGGAAAATCCTGCGGGCGCTCGACGGCGAGCCGAGGATCGCGCTTCACGCGCGGGAGCTGTCGTTCACGCATCCGACCCTGGGCGAGACGGTCAGGATCGAGGCTCCGGTGCAGGCAGACTGGCCCGAGTCCTCGCCAGCATGGTGGGGATCGTCGCGCGGCCGATGA
- the truD gene encoding tRNA pseudouridine(13) synthase TruD yields MKLKRQPEDFEVEELPSVVPAAKGRYTFYRLSKRGIGTIEAVEAICRRWNIPSGRVGYGGLKDRHAVTVQYVTIFDGPEHAIHQPSLDLEPLGRLERAYGPQDFTGNRFALVLRDMTPGAAAEAGRQLAAASNDGVPNYFDDQRFGSVGYSGEFIGHAWLKGDYEKALKLALAEPNSFDRSDTKVRKASLREHWGNWPEAKAALDRSSERSIVTYLVDHPTDFTGAFARLKRDLRGLYFSAFQSWLWNLMLAGWIERNTRPEQRAMVDLKVGALPFPVGLDPDQRRLIDERPLPLPSSRTPPPDGPLGEIATEALTAFDLTWADVRVKKLKDVFFSKGSRQALLGVGDVRSETFDDPLHRGKQAVRLEFALPKGAYATMLVKRLTEASGADDS; encoded by the coding sequence ATGAAGCTCAAGCGACAGCCCGAGGACTTCGAAGTCGAGGAACTGCCGAGCGTCGTCCCGGCGGCGAAGGGGAGGTACACGTTCTACCGGCTCTCCAAGCGAGGGATCGGCACGATCGAGGCCGTGGAGGCGATCTGCCGGCGCTGGAACATCCCCAGCGGCCGCGTCGGCTACGGCGGCCTCAAGGACCGCCACGCGGTCACCGTCCAGTACGTGACGATCTTCGACGGGCCCGAACACGCGATCCATCAGCCCAGCCTGGACCTTGAGCCCCTGGGCCGCCTCGAACGGGCCTACGGCCCCCAGGACTTCACCGGCAACCGCTTCGCCCTGGTCCTCCGCGACATGACCCCGGGCGCGGCGGCCGAGGCGGGCCGACAGCTCGCGGCGGCCTCCAACGACGGCGTGCCCAACTACTTCGACGACCAGCGCTTCGGCTCGGTCGGCTATTCCGGCGAGTTCATCGGCCACGCCTGGCTCAAGGGGGACTACGAGAAGGCCCTGAAGCTGGCCCTGGCCGAGCCCAACTCGTTCGACCGCTCCGACACCAAGGTTCGCAAGGCCTCCCTTCGCGAGCACTGGGGGAACTGGCCCGAGGCCAAGGCGGCGCTCGACCGATCCTCGGAGCGGAGCATCGTCACCTACCTGGTCGACCATCCGACCGACTTCACCGGCGCGTTCGCCCGCCTCAAGCGCGACCTGCGCGGGCTCTATTTCTCCGCCTTCCAGAGCTGGCTCTGGAATCTGATGCTCGCCGGCTGGATCGAGCGCAACACCCGGCCGGAGCAGCGGGCGATGGTGGACCTGAAGGTCGGGGCGCTGCCGTTCCCGGTCGGCCTCGATCCCGACCAGCGTCGGCTCATCGACGAGCGCCCGTTGCCGCTCCCCTCGTCGCGGACGCCCCCGCCCGACGGCCCACTCGGCGAGATCGCGACCGAGGCCCTGACCGCCTTCGACCTGACCTGGGCCGACGTTCGCGTGAAGAAGCTCAAGGACGTCTTCTTCTCGAAGGGATCGCGGCAGGCTCTCCTGGGGGTCGGCGACGTCCGTTCGGAGACCTTCGACGACCCGCTCCACCGGGGCAAGCAGGCGGTGCGGCTGGAATTCGCACTCCCCAAGGGGGCCTACGCGACCATGCTGGTCAAGCGGCTGACGGAGGCCTCGGGGGCCGACGACTCATGA
- a CDS encoding competence/damage-inducible protein A, with amino-acid sequence MALKAEIVSIGSELISGQSLDTNSRWLSGELGLLGIATAFHTTIGDDLDDNVAVFRIAAARADLVLTTGGLGPTQDDLTREALARAAGVGLREDAESLAAIAALFSSRNRPMADRNRNQAMLPEGAEALPNPIGTAPGIWMTIGAAAFGAMPGVPSEMRRMFHDQVVPRLRLRHWVERAIVHRRIALFGKGESDIEAEALDLTARGHVPEVGITAHDATISFRIRGEGLTPEAAWAQTEETAAMIRGRFGALVLGEGTTDVADALADELRRTGATLATAESCTGGLVAHLITAVPGVSPHYFGGVVSYANRAKTDFLDVPADLIQAHGAVSAEVAAAMARGARERFGVDLAISTTGVAGPGGGTAEKPVGLVYLGLASRDGVETRRVEIGPEQPRDVIQRRSSKQALNWVRTTLKTWPGQDGPR; translated from the coding sequence ATGGCGCTGAAGGCGGAGATCGTTTCGATCGGCAGTGAGCTGATCAGCGGGCAGAGCCTGGACACCAACAGCCGATGGTTGAGCGGCGAACTGGGCTTGCTGGGGATCGCGACCGCCTTCCACACCACGATCGGCGACGACCTGGACGACAACGTCGCCGTCTTCCGGATCGCCGCTGCCCGCGCCGATCTTGTCCTGACCACCGGCGGCCTCGGGCCGACCCAGGACGACCTGACCCGCGAGGCCCTGGCCCGCGCGGCCGGCGTGGGACTTCGCGAGGACGCCGAATCCCTGGCGGCCATCGCCGCCCTGTTCTCCAGCCGCAACCGGCCCATGGCCGATCGCAACCGCAACCAGGCCATGCTCCCGGAGGGCGCCGAGGCGCTGCCGAACCCCATCGGCACCGCGCCGGGGATCTGGATGACGATCGGCGCCGCCGCCTTCGGCGCGATGCCCGGCGTCCCGTCGGAGATGCGGCGGATGTTCCACGACCAGGTCGTCCCCCGCCTCCGGCTGCGGCACTGGGTCGAACGAGCCATCGTCCATCGCCGGATCGCCCTCTTCGGCAAGGGGGAGTCCGACATCGAGGCCGAGGCGCTCGACCTGACAGCCCGGGGCCACGTCCCCGAGGTCGGGATCACGGCGCACGACGCCACCATCAGCTTCCGCATCCGGGGCGAGGGCCTCACGCCCGAGGCCGCCTGGGCGCAGACCGAGGAGACCGCCGCGATGATCCGGGGGCGGTTCGGCGCGCTCGTCCTCGGCGAGGGGACGACCGACGTCGCCGACGCCCTGGCCGACGAGCTGAGGCGCACCGGGGCGACCCTCGCGACCGCCGAATCCTGCACCGGGGGCCTCGTCGCCCATCTGATCACGGCCGTCCCCGGCGTCAGCCCCCACTACTTCGGCGGCGTCGTCAGCTATGCGAACCGGGCCAAGACCGACTTCCTGGACGTCCCGGCCGACCTGATCCAGGCCCACGGCGCGGTCAGCGCCGAGGTCGCCGCGGCGATGGCCCGGGGCGCCCGCGAACGCTTCGGCGTCGACCTGGCGATCAGCACGACGGGCGTGGCCGGTCCCGGCGGCGGGACCGCGGAGAAGCCGGTCGGCCTGGTCTATCTCGGCCTGGCCTCCCGCGACGGCGTCGAGACCCGCCGCGTCGAGATCGGCCCCGAACAGCCTCGCGACGTGATCCAGCGTCGCTCTTCCAAGCAAGCCCTGAACTGGGTGCGGACCACCCTCAAGACCTGGCCCGGCCAGGACGGACCCCGATGA
- a CDS encoding HNH endonuclease — MGVSVLQRPTLVLNRHWQPVHVAPVARALVLLWNEAAHVVDPDDFQLYSWADWAKMAPRDGEPFIRTVRFRLRVPEVLTLTRHDRPRFNTVTFSRRNLFKRDHATCQYCGGRPGTEELTIDHVLPRAQGGQTTWENCVLACVACNSRKANRTPEQAAMKLRRPPFRPSWKPLYDASTVRIASWSRFLSAAYWNVPLLDDD, encoded by the coding sequence ATGGGGGTGAGCGTACTGCAACGGCCCACACTCGTTCTCAATCGCCATTGGCAGCCGGTCCACGTCGCCCCGGTGGCGCGGGCCCTGGTGCTGCTGTGGAACGAGGCGGCCCACGTCGTCGATCCCGACGACTTTCAACTGTATTCCTGGGCGGACTGGGCCAAGATGGCCCCGCGCGACGGCGAACCCTTCATCCGCACCGTGCGGTTCCGCCTCCGCGTTCCCGAGGTGCTGACGCTCACGCGACATGATCGGCCCCGGTTCAACACGGTGACCTTCAGCCGACGCAACCTGTTCAAGCGCGACCACGCCACCTGCCAGTACTGCGGCGGACGGCCGGGCACCGAGGAGTTGACGATCGACCACGTCCTGCCCCGCGCCCAGGGGGGGCAGACGACCTGGGAGAACTGCGTCCTCGCCTGCGTCGCCTGCAACTCCCGGAAGGCCAACCGCACGCCCGAGCAGGCGGCGATGAAGCTCCGCCGGCCCCCCTTCCGACCCTCGTGGAAGCCGCTGTACGACGCCTCGACCGTCCGGATCGCCAGCTGGTCGCGGTTCCTCAGCGCGGCCTACTGGAACGTCCCCCTGCTCGACGACGACTGA